The Branchiostoma floridae strain S238N-H82 chromosome 17, Bfl_VNyyK, whole genome shotgun sequence genome has a window encoding:
- the LOC118404861 gene encoding uncharacterized protein LOC118404861, producing MILLSKPRQKRTDSRCIGAYVNGLESGSDLMTSKSPLKRHPCPEAAMTDIKGLFRIVKNQCGLKWKDLGRSLRFDETMLEVVDAKHRDAGESCMEMLSTWWYGACRDATPQTLIDALTDSGLKDVADQIEDYLSGRGSSNIHDKESCRTYERQCSGGVFQQVSRSIGDNWKVLARHVNPGVTEAVLRGIDKQFDQNAKESCLHVLENWRQRNGRDATLETLITVLRTAGLAEIADDIDGNTSQLLLSVF from the exons ATGATTCTGCTGTCGAAGCCGAGACAAAAACGCACTGACTCGCGCTGTATCGGCGCTTACGTCAACGGACTGGAATCCGGAAGTGATCTGATGACATCAAAAAGTCCCCTAAAACGTCACCCCTGCCCTGAGGCAGCCATGACAG ATATAAAAGGCCTGTTCCGCATCGTTAAGAATCAGTGCGGTCTGAAATGGAAGGACCTGGGCCGCTCTCTCAGGTTTGATGAAACCATGCTGGAGGTTGTGGACGCCAAACACAGGGATGCTGGAGAAAGCTGCATGGAGATGCTATCCACCTGGTGGTATGGGGCTTGTCGGGACGCCACACCGCAGACTCTCATAGATGCTCTAACAGACTCTGGCCTGAAGGATGTTGCTGACCAAATCGAAG ATTACTTATCAGGTCGTGGATCAAGCAACATCCACGACAAAGAGAGTTGCAGGACATACGAAAGACAAT GCAGCGGAGGAGTCTTCCAACAAGTCTCCAGGTCGATCGGTGACAATTGGAAGGTCCTTGCGCGTCACGTAAATCCTGGTGTCACAGAAGCCGTGTTGAGGGGCATCGACAAACAATTTGACCAGAACGCCAAGGAGAGCTGTCTACATGTGCTGGAGAACTGGAGACAAAGGAACGGAAGAGACGCGACCTTAGAAACACTCATAACAGTCCTCAGAACCGCTGGACTTGCAGAAATAGCAGACGATATAGATGGTAATACTTCTCAATTATTATTGAGCGTATTCTAG